The following are encoded together in the Odocoileus virginianus isolate 20LAN1187 ecotype Illinois chromosome 28, Ovbor_1.2, whole genome shotgun sequence genome:
- the SDHAF2 gene encoding succinate dehydrogenase assembly factor 2, mitochondrial — protein sequence MAVVAVFPALARMLALSRRHLVSPSLSMTSCRRCYRGDSPTDSQKDMIEIPLPPWQERTDESIETKRARLLYESRKRGMLENCILLSLFAKEHLQHMTEKQLNLYDRLINEPSNDWDIYYWATEAKPAPEIFENEVMALLRDFAKNKNKEQRLRAPDLEYLFENPH from the exons ATGGCGGTGGTCGCTGTCTTCCCGGCTCTTGCGCGG ATGCTTGCTCTGTCAAGGCGCCACCTAGTGTCTCCTTCGCTCAGCATGACATCATGCAGACGCTGCTACAGAGGTGACAGCCCGACAGATTCCCAGAAGGATATGATTGAAATCCCTTTGCCTCCATGGCAGGAGCGAACTGATGAATCTATAGAAACCAAACGAGCCCGGCTGCTCTACGAGAGCAGGAAGAGGGGAATGCTGGAAAACTGCATCCTGCTTAG CCTCTTCGCTAAGGAACATCTGCAGCACATGACAGAGAAACAGCTGAACCTCTACGATCGCCTGATTAATGAACCCAGTAATGACTGGGATATTTACTACTGGGCTACAG AAGCAAAACCAGCCCCAGAAATATTTGAAAACGAGGTCATGGCCCTGCTGAGAGACTTCGctaagaacaaaaacaaagagcAGCGACTGCGGGCCCCGGATCTTGAATACCTCTTCGAAAACCCACATTGA